A region from the Tahibacter amnicola genome encodes:
- a CDS encoding aspartyl/asparaginyl beta-hydroxylase domain-containing protein produces the protein MKALTSPPARSWTARFFDRFVEWAQRRIVAASKVGDHPVFDNTAFDWVPALEARWPAIRAELDQVLKSREDIPGFHEITPEVRTITTDRDWKTFMFLGYGMRSETNLARCPDTAAALALIPDLRTAFFSILEPGKRIPRHRGPYNGVLRLHLGLIVPEPRERCWIKVDERLCTWNEGQALIIDDMYPHEVHNDTNGIRVVLFVDFDRPLRGWVRWMNKLILALAPLTPELQTAKANLAAWEKAHQLPD, from the coding sequence ATGAAAGCATTGACGTCACCGCCTGCCCGCTCGTGGACTGCCCGCTTCTTCGACCGGTTTGTCGAATGGGCGCAACGCCGCATCGTGGCCGCGTCGAAGGTCGGCGACCATCCGGTCTTCGACAACACCGCCTTCGACTGGGTGCCGGCCCTGGAAGCGCGCTGGCCGGCGATCCGGGCAGAACTGGACCAGGTGCTGAAATCGCGCGAGGACATCCCCGGTTTCCATGAAATCACGCCGGAAGTGCGCACCATCACCACCGACCGGGACTGGAAAACCTTCATGTTCCTCGGCTATGGCATGCGCTCGGAGACCAACCTCGCGCGCTGTCCGGATACCGCGGCCGCACTCGCGTTGATTCCTGACCTGCGCACCGCCTTTTTCTCCATTCTCGAACCCGGCAAGCGCATCCCGCGCCATCGCGGCCCCTACAACGGCGTGCTGCGCCTGCACCTGGGCCTGATCGTTCCCGAGCCACGCGAGCGCTGCTGGATCAAGGTCGACGAACGCCTGTGCACCTGGAATGAAGGCCAGGCGCTAATTATCGACGACATGTACCCGCACGAAGTGCACAACGATACGAATGGCATTCGCGTCGTCCTGTTCGTCGATTTCGATCGCCCGCTGCGCGGCTGGGTGCGCTGGATGAACAAGCTGATCCTGGCGCTCGCACCGCTCACACCGGAATTGCAGACCGCCAAGGCAAACCTGGCGGCGTGGGAAAAGGCGCATCAGTTGCCGGATTGA
- a CDS encoding TrmH family RNA methyltransferase translates to MDRTRKPGRDTPTSAWDNARPRGPRPDKRERERLRRDNAPAPSSPPPPSTRSAPAHQRHEEVRLFGINACQAVFQHRPQDVRKVYLTEERIAAFKPVLAWCVRERVGYRIVEGADLDKLAASQHHEGVCFEVRRRAPLALDALLAQLPAAPAPALLVVLDGVGNPHNFGAVLRSAAHFGVAGIVLPADSPLTLSGAACRVAEGGAEIVALARPEAGQDVVATLRHAGFAVVATVPRAGEALFTGGLPGRTAVVFGAEGEGMSAGLIRVADHRLTIPGTGNVESLNIAASAAVLFAEYFRRHKA, encoded by the coding sequence ATGGATAGAACCCGAAAACCCGGCCGGGATACGCCCACCTCCGCCTGGGACAACGCCCGGCCCCGCGGTCCGCGCCCTGACAAGCGCGAACGCGAGCGCCTGCGTCGCGACAACGCGCCGGCGCCGTCTTCGCCCCCGCCCCCGTCGACACGCAGCGCGCCGGCGCACCAGCGGCACGAGGAGGTTCGCCTGTTTGGCATCAACGCCTGCCAGGCCGTTTTCCAGCATCGGCCGCAGGATGTGCGCAAGGTCTACCTGACGGAGGAGCGCATTGCCGCGTTCAAGCCCGTGCTGGCCTGGTGCGTGCGCGAGCGCGTCGGTTATCGCATCGTCGAGGGTGCCGACCTGGACAAGCTGGCCGCAAGCCAGCACCACGAGGGCGTGTGTTTTGAAGTGCGACGGCGCGCGCCGCTGGCGCTGGATGCGCTATTGGCTCAGCTGCCGGCAGCGCCGGCGCCGGCCTTGCTGGTAGTGCTCGATGGTGTCGGAAATCCGCACAACTTCGGCGCCGTGCTGCGCAGTGCGGCGCATTTTGGCGTGGCCGGCATCGTGTTGCCGGCGGATTCGCCGCTGACCCTGTCCGGCGCCGCCTGCCGGGTCGCCGAAGGGGGAGCGGAGATCGTTGCGCTGGCACGGCCGGAAGCGGGCCAGGACGTCGTGGCGACGCTGCGGCACGCGGGTTTCGCGGTCGTCGCGACGGTGCCTCGCGCGGGTGAGGCCCTGTTCACCGGTGGCTTGCCGGGCCGCACCGCCGTCGTTTTCGGCGCGGAAGGGGAGGGCATGAGCGCCGGGCTGATCCGCGTGGCCGATCACCGCCTCACGATTCCCGGCACGGGAAATGTGGAAAGTCTCAATATCGCCGCCAGCGCCGCCGTGCTGTTCGCCGAGTATTTCCGGCGGCACAAAGCCTAG
- a CDS encoding M28 family peptidase: MLRALPIALAAVLPQAADARTAPMTTIPDAAVKTAVTLRDDAGRDDTAYELLRSLTSEIGARLAGSENDLRAREWAVARFKALGYDKVWTEPVTYPRWVRRSESAALVAPYRHTLAVTALGNSPATPREGLTAEVALFDSLDALKAAPAEAVKDKIVFVSVRMKAHRDGHDYGKGSRVRSRGPALAAEKGAAGFVLRSAGTDSNRFPHTGVTTWDAKGRQIPAAAISNPDADLLETVIRQGQPVQLSLNLDCGLDGEYTGANVIAEITGSQKPEEIIILGGHLDSWDLGTGAIDDGAGVAISMAAGALIGQLPQAPRRTVRVVAFANEEAGLYGGKAYFAAHQAELSRHVLGSEADFGGDRIWKLDASVKPEALAAVDQMMQVLGPLGVIRGDERAHGGPDLSPMHAAGMAAMNLVQDGTRYFDLHHTANDTFDKIDPAQLAQNVAVYAAWAYMAAEADGDFGSRAGAFKNGVEEH; encoded by the coding sequence ATGTTGCGCGCCCTGCCGATCGCCCTCGCCGCTGTACTGCCCCAGGCCGCCGACGCCCGCACTGCGCCGATGACCACGATTCCCGATGCCGCGGTGAAAACGGCCGTCACCCTGCGCGACGACGCGGGCCGTGATGACACGGCCTATGAGCTGCTGCGATCGCTCACCAGCGAGATCGGCGCACGCCTGGCCGGCAGCGAGAACGACCTGCGTGCCCGCGAATGGGCTGTCGCCCGCTTCAAGGCGCTCGGATACGACAAGGTATGGACCGAGCCGGTGACCTACCCGCGCTGGGTTCGCCGTTCCGAGAGCGCCGCCCTCGTCGCTCCCTATCGCCACACCCTGGCGGTCACTGCGCTCGGGAACTCGCCGGCGACGCCACGCGAAGGGCTGACGGCAGAGGTTGCCCTGTTCGACAGTCTTGATGCGCTCAAGGCCGCTCCCGCCGAAGCGGTGAAAGACAAGATCGTCTTCGTCTCGGTGCGCATGAAAGCCCATCGCGATGGCCACGACTACGGCAAGGGCAGCCGCGTGCGCAGTCGCGGACCTGCCCTGGCCGCGGAAAAGGGCGCGGCCGGCTTTGTGCTGCGTTCGGCAGGCACGGACAGCAACCGGTTTCCGCATACCGGCGTGACCACCTGGGACGCCAAGGGCCGGCAGATTCCCGCCGCGGCGATCTCCAATCCCGACGCAGACCTCCTGGAAACCGTCATCCGGCAGGGCCAGCCGGTCCAGTTGAGCCTGAACCTGGACTGCGGCCTCGACGGGGAATACACCGGTGCCAACGTCATCGCCGAGATCACCGGGAGCCAGAAGCCCGAGGAGATCATCATCCTGGGTGGCCACCTCGACTCCTGGGACCTGGGCACCGGTGCCATCGACGATGGCGCGGGCGTTGCGATCAGCATGGCGGCAGGCGCCCTGATCGGCCAGTTGCCGCAGGCGCCGCGGCGCACGGTGCGCGTGGTCGCCTTCGCCAACGAAGAAGCCGGCCTGTACGGTGGCAAGGCCTATTTCGCCGCGCACCAGGCGGAGCTGAGCCGGCACGTGCTGGGATCCGAAGCCGATTTCGGCGGCGACCGCATCTGGAAGCTCGACGCCAGCGTCAAACCCGAGGCGCTGGCTGCCGTCGACCAGATGATGCAAGTGCTGGGGCCACTGGGCGTGATCCGCGGCGACGAACGGGCGCACGGCGGGCCCGACCTCAGTCCCATGCATGCCGCCGGCATGGCGGCGATGAATCTGGTCCAGGACGGCACCCGCTACTTCGACCTGCACCACACGGCCAACGACACCTTCGACAAGATCGACCCGGCGCAGCTGGCCCAGAACGTCGCTGTGTACGCGGCCTGGGCTTATATGGCCGCCGAGGCCGACGGCGATTTCGGCTCGCGCGCCGGCGCCTTCAAGAACGGCGTCGAGGAACACTGA
- a CDS encoding WD40/YVTN/BNR-like repeat-containing protein, translating into MPLRAVIVLLVLSVLSTGCIRQGADERAERMAAELREAKRTDGALERAHLFVERRAPAGESTVQPSRWFAAEQSMRSMRRHYPSRIAGSRAGALAAAPTWEWLGPANATGRTRTLEFHPQNPDILFAGGVSGGVWKSNDAGQSWEPISDDAVNLNIGALAIDPQRPDILYAGTGELYRNSAMPWSPMAGSGILKSIDGGRHWAPLLATQNDDFRYVSDIVFSPHDTQRFYAATNSGIWRTRDGGATFERLLRPADDQDRLRYEGCTDLAIRTDKPGDWLLGTCASRSVADRYWLPGSVTPPACGDPCPAAVFLNRNAGNDGQWETVLTEAGQGRTQMDIHRANQDVIYAVAASILPGHDRNGDGQGDYNNGLHALWRSTDGGVTWQVRLRNDSPDLLSASLFHFHFAVRPSLCNDNSSPDFYGAGWYNNAIAADPVNAEVVWVGGMTLFRSDDGGQHFGLASYYFEPNSTYVHPDQHRIRFHPGYDGVANQRVYSTNDGGVAVSDNAMAPVSTGNAALCTPRTGARVAWRNLSRGMGTTQFYAGAVFPDGSAYLGGTQDNGTWLGADASGPYAWRHIYPGDGGFAAVDPTNPSILYATYQYVSIGRSMDGGSTFVSAVNGLQDSTLFIMPYLIDPNAANRLYAGGLRVWRTDNRGGNWFAASAPLGGTSFNHRISAITVAPGNPQRMLAGNRTGIFRSGSALSSTSATTWASATPREGWVSRLAFDPNDSNVAYATYSTFGGVHVWKSVDAGANWQPLDGTGSGALPDVPVHAIAINPLDTRQLYLGTDLGLFVSLDGGAHWAVENTGYANVITEDLSIVQPPGRPPQLFAFTYGRGVWRTTLGDFDGVGDYRIDERISGMWWNAQQDGHGLMIEPLAIDGVAHVLASWFAYRAGQPVWLVGVGRAEGGRATLAMNAVTGARFPPDFRATDVRQEAWGTLDLEFASDSQAQLRWTPALPGYTAGEMPITPLLRTALPASDPAGAQVRACHSGNWYNASQNGHGFFVDIFELNGQRMLAVAWYVFHEGNPLFLVGSGPISGNSATVQLASTRGPDFPPNYRSSDLIRQAWGTARFTFTGTDQAQVTWSPTVTGFSSGSLPLTRLTRQLGRQCPP; encoded by the coding sequence ATGCCGCTGCGCGCCGTGATCGTCCTGCTGGTCCTGTCGGTGTTGTCGACGGGCTGTATTCGCCAAGGCGCCGACGAACGCGCCGAACGCATGGCCGCGGAACTGCGCGAGGCCAAGCGTACCGACGGCGCCCTGGAACGGGCGCACCTTTTCGTGGAGCGCCGCGCACCAGCCGGCGAATCCACCGTGCAGCCGTCGCGCTGGTTCGCCGCCGAGCAGTCGATGCGCAGCATGCGCCGTCACTATCCCTCCCGCATCGCCGGTTCGCGCGCAGGCGCCCTGGCGGCGGCGCCGACCTGGGAATGGCTGGGGCCGGCCAACGCCACGGGCCGTACCCGGACGCTGGAATTCCATCCGCAGAATCCGGACATCCTGTTCGCAGGTGGCGTATCAGGTGGCGTGTGGAAGTCTAACGACGCCGGGCAGAGCTGGGAGCCGATTTCCGACGACGCGGTAAATCTCAACATTGGCGCGCTGGCGATCGATCCGCAGCGCCCGGACATCCTCTACGCCGGGACCGGCGAGCTGTATCGCAACAGCGCGATGCCGTGGTCGCCGATGGCCGGATCCGGCATCCTCAAGTCCATCGATGGCGGACGCCACTGGGCGCCGCTCCTGGCAACGCAGAACGACGACTTCCGCTACGTCAGCGATATCGTCTTCAGCCCGCATGATACGCAGCGCTTCTACGCCGCCACCAACAGCGGTATCTGGCGCACGCGCGACGGCGGCGCCACGTTCGAGCGCTTGCTGCGTCCCGCCGATGACCAGGACCGGCTGCGCTACGAAGGCTGCACGGACCTGGCCATCCGCACCGACAAGCCCGGCGACTGGCTGCTGGGCACCTGCGCGTCACGCTCGGTCGCCGATCGCTACTGGCTACCCGGCAGCGTGACGCCACCGGCCTGCGGAGATCCCTGCCCGGCGGCCGTGTTTCTCAATCGCAATGCGGGCAACGATGGCCAGTGGGAAACCGTGCTGACCGAGGCGGGGCAGGGCCGCACGCAGATGGACATTCATCGCGCCAACCAGGATGTCATCTATGCCGTGGCGGCCAGCATCCTGCCCGGCCACGACCGCAACGGCGACGGCCAGGGCGATTACAACAACGGCTTGCACGCGTTGTGGCGATCGACTGACGGAGGTGTCACCTGGCAGGTCCGCCTGCGCAATGACTCCCCCGATCTGCTTTCCGCCAGCCTGTTCCACTTCCATTTCGCCGTGCGGCCGAGCCTGTGCAACGACAATTCGTCGCCCGACTTCTACGGCGCGGGCTGGTACAACAACGCGATCGCGGCTGACCCGGTGAATGCGGAGGTCGTATGGGTCGGCGGCATGACCCTGTTCCGGTCCGACGACGGCGGACAGCACTTCGGCCTGGCGAGCTACTACTTCGAGCCCAACAGCACCTATGTGCATCCGGACCAGCACCGCATCCGCTTTCATCCGGGCTATGACGGCGTCGCCAACCAGCGGGTCTACAGCACCAACGACGGCGGCGTCGCGGTCAGCGACAACGCAATGGCGCCGGTGAGTACCGGCAATGCCGCCCTGTGCACGCCACGCACCGGCGCGCGGGTGGCCTGGCGCAACCTCAGTCGCGGCATGGGCACCACGCAGTTCTACGCGGGCGCCGTGTTCCCCGATGGCAGCGCCTACCTCGGCGGCACCCAGGACAACGGTACCTGGCTGGGAGCCGATGCATCGGGCCCCTATGCCTGGCGTCATATCTATCCGGGCGACGGTGGATTCGCGGCGGTGGATCCGACCAATCCCTCGATCCTCTATGCCACCTACCAGTACGTCAGCATCGGACGCTCCATGGACGGGGGCAGCACCTTCGTTTCTGCCGTGAACGGACTGCAGGACAGCACGCTCTTCATCATGCCGTACCTGATCGATCCCAACGCCGCCAACCGCCTGTACGCCGGCGGCCTGCGCGTGTGGCGCACGGACAATCGCGGCGGCAACTGGTTTGCCGCCAGCGCGCCGCTGGGCGGCACGAGCTTCAATCACCGCATTTCCGCCATCACCGTGGCACCGGGCAACCCCCAGCGCATGCTGGCCGGAAACCGTACCGGCATCTTCCGTAGCGGCAGCGCGCTGTCGAGCACGTCCGCGACCACCTGGGCGTCGGCAACACCGCGCGAAGGCTGGGTGTCGCGACTGGCCTTCGATCCAAATGACAGCAATGTCGCGTATGCCACCTATTCCACCTTTGGTGGCGTGCATGTGTGGAAGTCGGTGGATGCCGGGGCGAACTGGCAGCCGCTGGACGGTACCGGTTCGGGCGCGCTGCCGGACGTGCCCGTCCATGCGATTGCGATCAACCCGCTCGATACGCGCCAGCTGTACCTGGGCACGGACCTTGGCCTGTTCGTCTCACTCGACGGTGGCGCGCATTGGGCCGTGGAGAACACCGGCTATGCGAACGTGATCACCGAAGATCTTTCCATCGTGCAGCCGCCCGGACGGCCACCGCAGCTCTTCGCCTTCACCTACGGGCGCGGCGTCTGGCGGACCACGTTGGGAGATTTCGACGGCGTCGGCGACTACCGGATCGACGAGCGGATCTCCGGCATGTGGTGGAACGCGCAGCAGGATGGCCATGGCCTGATGATCGAACCCCTCGCGATCGATGGTGTCGCCCACGTGCTGGCCAGCTGGTTCGCCTATCGCGCGGGGCAGCCGGTGTGGCTGGTCGGCGTCGGCCGCGCGGAGGGTGGGCGAGCCACCTTGGCCATGAACGCGGTGACGGGCGCGCGATTCCCCCCGGATTTCCGCGCCACCGACGTGCGACAGGAAGCCTGGGGTACGCTGGACCTGGAATTCGCCAGCGACAGCCAGGCACAGTTGCGTTGGACGCCCGCCCTGCCGGGCTACACCGCCGGTGAGATGCCGATCACGCCGCTGCTCAGGACGGCCCTGCCGGCGAGTGATCCCGCCGGAGCGCAGGTTCGTGCCTGTCATAGTGGAAACTGGTACAACGCATCACAAAACGGGCACGGCTTCTTCGTGGACATCTTCGAACTGAACGGCCAGCGCATGCTGGCTGTCGCGTGGTATGTGTTCCACGAGGGAAATCCTCTGTTCCTGGTGGGCTCCGGGCCGATTTCCGGAAACAGTGCGACCGTCCAGCTGGCGAGTACGCGCGGCCCGGATTTTCCGCCGAACTACCGCAGCAGCGATCTCATACGGCAAGCCTGGGGCACCGCGCGATTCACGTTCACCGGCACCGACCAGGCCCAGGTGACCTGGTCGCCCACCGTGACCGGCTTCAGCAGCGGCAGCCTGCCGCTCACGCGGCTGACGCGGCAGCTTGGTCGCCAATGCCCACCCTAG
- a CDS encoding WD40/YVTN/BNR-like repeat-containing protein, with amino-acid sequence MSLFSGVRQLACACVLAALAGTALAAEWTPIGLDGGVINRIAGDPANPNQVYALGAGGLFASADHGVTWQRREAGMSAPVDGFGVLGVDPDYAGRVYVFDVQGRLWRSDDGAVNWQLAGYQTNAIRRAFADIPGSTQSSYLVADGTLLRSDDAGATFTTVNGNIPPDLHITAIAVDRAAPARLLAGTADGRILFSTNSGTTWSVADVGSEDVGQLAFGASGMYAIVGRTVYTSENGSAWGATSVDGIALSLEPLRSGQGDVLIGTTDGVYGATAFGSTLSAHQLGLPGQPGDRSHVTALYVSNASSYALPTDALVATSGGGILAYSVASHAWESRSTGIHSATVRALAFQGAGENRLFAGLSNEMSLTGSPLWPFQALGVGPVLQGLQSEASMIRDIAIDPTTAGDARTMHLYAGGRYRGSRNAGLYKSINGGATWSRIEGGLPTSGGGAFIGTVREVALDLRSCASPPASGPCQSGPLNRVYATAAGRNDAYRVIRSDDAGSSWTDVSGNLPQMIEVDGTFELLTPMHLLLDPTDRNTLYLSTYADYYRDDDATVVQTMPSGVFRSTDGGQTWQQRSEGLPRMNGSTHTAWSVFAFAMHPRQPRRLIAGVTNYGFTEGRIYTSADGGDHWQDSSVGLVDCLPRALAIDPAAPSVIYVGGTATSGHGCVFRSENNGATWAPLHEGLPTVSVTAIARDPQDQARIVIGSMSGPWERREAPDKIFEDLDPL; translated from the coding sequence ATGTCGCTCTTTTCAGGAGTGCGGCAGCTGGCGTGCGCGTGCGTGCTGGCCGCCCTGGCCGGTACAGCACTGGCCGCCGAGTGGACACCGATCGGGCTCGATGGCGGTGTCATCAACCGGATCGCCGGTGATCCGGCCAACCCGAACCAGGTCTATGCGCTGGGCGCCGGAGGGTTGTTCGCCAGTGCCGATCACGGTGTGACCTGGCAGCGTCGCGAAGCCGGCATGAGTGCGCCGGTCGACGGATTCGGAGTGCTGGGTGTTGATCCGGACTATGCCGGCCGCGTGTATGTCTTCGACGTCCAGGGCCGGCTGTGGCGCAGTGACGACGGTGCCGTGAACTGGCAGCTGGCTGGCTACCAGACGAACGCGATCCGGCGCGCCTTTGCCGATATTCCCGGGTCCACCCAGAGTTCCTACCTGGTCGCCGATGGAACGCTGCTGCGGTCAGATGATGCCGGCGCAACATTCACCACTGTCAACGGAAACATCCCGCCGGATTTGCACATCACCGCCATTGCGGTGGATCGCGCCGCACCGGCACGGCTGCTCGCAGGTACTGCGGATGGTCGTATCCTCTTCTCCACCAATTCGGGGACCACCTGGTCCGTCGCGGACGTGGGCAGCGAAGACGTCGGACAGCTGGCGTTCGGTGCCAGCGGGATGTACGCCATCGTGGGCCGGACGGTGTACACCAGCGAGAATGGCTCAGCGTGGGGAGCGACGTCGGTCGATGGCATCGCCCTGTCGCTGGAGCCGTTGCGCTCTGGCCAGGGGGACGTGCTGATCGGTACCACTGATGGTGTCTATGGTGCGACAGCATTCGGCTCGACGCTCTCCGCGCATCAACTGGGCCTGCCTGGACAGCCGGGCGATCGCTCGCACGTGACCGCGTTGTACGTCAGCAATGCCAGTTCCTACGCGTTGCCGACCGACGCGCTGGTGGCGACTTCCGGCGGCGGCATACTGGCCTACAGCGTGGCATCGCATGCCTGGGAGAGCCGCTCGACCGGCATTCATTCCGCGACAGTACGGGCCCTGGCTTTCCAGGGGGCGGGTGAGAATCGCCTTTTTGCCGGCCTTTCCAATGAAATGTCCCTGACAGGCTCGCCGCTGTGGCCGTTCCAGGCGCTGGGCGTCGGGCCGGTCCTGCAGGGTTTGCAGAGCGAGGCGAGCATGATCCGCGACATCGCGATCGACCCGACGACCGCGGGTGATGCACGCACGATGCACCTGTATGCCGGCGGCCGCTATCGCGGCAGTCGCAATGCAGGACTGTATAAATCTATCAACGGCGGTGCGACCTGGTCGCGCATCGAGGGCGGCCTGCCGACGAGCGGCGGTGGTGCCTTCATCGGCACCGTGCGCGAAGTGGCCCTTGACCTTCGTTCCTGCGCGTCGCCGCCCGCCAGCGGCCCGTGCCAGAGTGGCCCGCTCAACCGTGTCTACGCCACGGCGGCGGGGCGCAACGATGCCTACCGGGTGATTCGCAGCGACGATGCGGGCAGCAGCTGGACCGACGTCTCGGGCAACTTGCCGCAGATGATCGAGGTGGACGGCACCTTCGAGCTGCTGACGCCGATGCACCTGCTGCTCGACCCAACCGATCGAAACACGCTGTACCTGAGCACCTATGCCGACTACTACCGGGACGACGACGCGACCGTGGTCCAGACCATGCCCAGCGGTGTTTTCCGCAGTACCGACGGTGGCCAGACCTGGCAGCAACGCAGCGAAGGACTGCCGCGCATGAACGGTTCGACGCATACGGCCTGGAGCGTGTTTGCCTTCGCGATGCATCCGCGGCAGCCGCGCCGTCTCATTGCGGGCGTCACCAACTACGGGTTCACGGAAGGACGCATCTACACGTCTGCCGACGGCGGTGACCACTGGCAGGATTCGAGCGTCGGCCTGGTCGATTGTTTACCCCGCGCACTCGCCATCGACCCGGCGGCGCCGTCGGTGATCTACGTCGGCGGCACGGCGACCAGCGGCCACGGCTGCGTGTTCCGTAGCGAGAATAACGGCGCAACCTGGGCGCCGTTGCATGAGGGCTTGCCGACGGTGTCGGTCACGGCGATTGCGCGCGATCCGCAAGACCAGGCGCGCATCGTCATCGGCTCGATGAGCGGCCCGTGGGAACGGCGTGAGGCGCCGGACAAGATCTTCGAAGATCTGGACCCGCTCTGA
- the mscL gene encoding large-conductance mechanosensitive channel protein MscL has product MSFFSEFKAFAMRGNVVDLAVGVIIGAAFGDIVKALVDNVMMPPIGYLIGGIDFSSLVWRIGDPAIAKDGTITGGILIKYGLFLNTLIKFTIIAFAIFLVVKVINRMTRRQPAPGEMPADVKLLTEIRDLLAKDKATPTA; this is encoded by the coding sequence ATGAGCTTCTTCAGCGAATTCAAAGCCTTCGCGATGCGCGGCAATGTGGTTGATCTCGCTGTCGGCGTGATCATCGGCGCCGCCTTCGGCGACATCGTCAAGGCATTGGTCGACAACGTCATGATGCCGCCGATCGGCTACCTGATCGGCGGTATCGATTTCTCCAGCCTGGTCTGGCGGATCGGCGATCCGGCGATCGCCAAGGACGGTACGATCACCGGCGGCATCCTGATCAAGTACGGTCTTTTCCTCAACACGCTGATCAAGTTCACCATCATCGCCTTCGCCATCTTCCTGGTGGTCAAAGTGATCAACCGCATGACGCGGCGCCAGCCCGCGCCCGGCGAGATGCCGGCCGACGTCAAGCTCCTGACCGAGATCCGCGACCTGCTTGCCAAAGACAAGGCCACGCCGACGGCCTGA
- a CDS encoding fumarylacetoacetate hydrolase family protein, which yields MNFVFAPGATPSVLVLGSAAVFPVHRIYCVGRNYAEHAREMGATVDRSQPTFFMKPADAIVTGNADVPYPSGTADLHHEVEMVVALQSGGRDIPVSEALQHVYGYAVGLDLTRRDLQAAAKAKGMPWDTAKGFDHSAPISALRPIGDAAHPVQGELSLEVNGTTRQKANIADMVFSVAEIIHELSRLYILAAGDLIYTGTPAGVAALQRGDHFRARLDGVAQFEGRIV from the coding sequence ATGAATTTCGTGTTTGCGCCGGGTGCTACGCCCAGTGTGCTGGTCCTGGGCAGCGCCGCCGTGTTTCCCGTGCATCGCATCTACTGCGTGGGCCGCAACTACGCCGAGCACGCCCGCGAGATGGGCGCGACGGTCGACCGCAGCCAGCCCACGTTCTTCATGAAGCCCGCCGACGCCATCGTCACCGGAAACGCGGACGTGCCGTATCCGTCAGGCACCGCCGATCTCCACCACGAAGTGGAAATGGTCGTCGCGCTGCAGAGCGGCGGCCGTGATATCCCCGTGTCGGAGGCGCTGCAGCACGTGTACGGCTACGCGGTCGGGCTGGACCTGACCCGCCGCGACCTGCAGGCCGCCGCCAAGGCCAAGGGCATGCCCTGGGACACCGCCAAGGGATTCGACCACTCGGCACCGATCTCCGCGCTGCGTCCGATTGGCGATGCCGCCCATCCGGTACAAGGGGAACTTTCCCTCGAGGTCAACGGCACCACGCGCCAGAAGGCCAACATCGCGGATATGGTGTTCTCGGTGGCCGAGATCATTCATGAGCTGTCGCGGCTCTACATCCTGGCAGCCGGCGACCTGATCTATACCGGCACGCCGGCCGGCGTCGCGGCACTGCAACGCGGCGATCATTTCCGCGCCCGGCTCGACGGTGTCGCGCAGTTCGAGGGTCGCATCGTGTAA